From the Leptospira biflexa serovar Patoc strain 'Patoc 1 (Paris)' genome, one window contains:
- a CDS encoding sulfurtransferase: MKIQRSYGIYLFAIALFWALWLQLSAGPKKQGLNPKTHTWFLSPKEALDLPEFKTIDTRSFPSRLLEKLPMSQVLGWEDLSLKENPFRGKLQKEEDIQKKLLSLGFHLEDLILVLGDGASGWGEEGRIVWSLREVGFSNVFWFDGNVRSLKEVLVVRKQRASHPIEKDTIQIKTNITKEEISKQLQNNFYQILDTRETREFSGSTPYGESRGGHIPGAKSFYYQNLFDAKGSIKSKQEVETILSQLGITKTKPIIAYCTGGVRSAFVVGILRSYGYNAYNYSGSMWEWSFYPDLPMEK; the protein is encoded by the coding sequence GTGAAAATCCAAAGAAGCTACGGAATCTACCTATTCGCCATCGCCTTGTTTTGGGCTCTTTGGCTCCAATTAAGTGCCGGTCCTAAAAAACAAGGTCTGAACCCAAAGACCCATACTTGGTTTCTCTCCCCAAAAGAAGCCCTGGACTTACCAGAATTTAAAACCATCGATACAAGGTCTTTTCCTTCTAGGCTCTTAGAAAAACTTCCAATGTCCCAAGTCCTCGGTTGGGAAGACCTTTCTCTCAAAGAAAATCCTTTCCGTGGAAAATTACAAAAAGAAGAGGATATCCAAAAAAAACTTTTGAGTTTGGGCTTCCACTTGGAGGATTTGATCCTCGTGTTAGGTGATGGAGCCAGTGGATGGGGTGAAGAGGGGAGAATTGTTTGGAGTTTACGGGAAGTTGGATTTTCCAATGTGTTTTGGTTTGATGGTAACGTCAGATCATTAAAAGAGGTACTTGTGGTTCGCAAACAAAGGGCATCCCATCCAATAGAAAAGGATACAATCCAAATCAAAACAAATATCACAAAGGAAGAAATTTCCAAACAGTTACAAAATAATTTTTACCAAATCTTAGATACGCGCGAGACAAGGGAATTTTCCGGCTCTACTCCCTACGGCGAATCACGAGGGGGGCATATCCCCGGCGCAAAATCATTCTATTACCAAAATCTATTTGATGCGAAAGGAAGTATCAAATCAAAACAAGAAGTAGAAACAATCCTATCTCAGTTGGGTATTACAAAGACAAAACCCATCATTGCTTATTGTACAGGTGGTGTTCGCTCTGCTTTTGTGGTAGGAATCCTTCGATCTTATGGTTATAATGCTTATAACTATTCTGGATCGATGTGGGAATGGTCTTTTTACCCAGACCTTCCCATGGAAAAATAA
- a CDS encoding DUF4395 domain-containing protein, with protein sequence MKLGFYPDVVNENVTRIVASTVVFLGVLSILFPNLIVLGLLLLGFTLRVTYGPKWEPFAFFTSKYLVPWLGISFVPSAGPPKRFAQLIGFSFSVIAILLYSNGYSLGYQITLATLVFFASLESFLGWCAGCFMFGLLMKVGVIPEEVCERCNNLNFNK encoded by the coding sequence ATGAAGCTTGGGTTTTATCCAGACGTCGTCAATGAAAATGTCACGCGTATTGTGGCGTCCACTGTCGTTTTTCTAGGAGTCCTTTCCATCCTATTCCCCAACTTAATTGTGTTAGGTTTACTTTTACTTGGATTTACACTGCGAGTGACCTATGGTCCCAAATGGGAACCATTTGCGTTTTTCACATCGAAGTATTTGGTTCCTTGGCTTGGGATTTCCTTTGTTCCGTCCGCAGGACCACCAAAACGATTTGCCCAATTGATTGGTTTTTCATTTAGCGTAATTGCAATCCTATTGTATAGCAATGGGTATTCGTTAGGTTACCAAATCACATTGGCAACACTAGTGTTCTTTGCCTCTTTAGAATCCTTTCTTGGATGGTGTGCGGGTTGTTTTATGTTTGGATTACTCATGAAAGTAGGAGTGATTCCAGAAGAAGTTTGTGAGCGTTGTAACAATTTGAATTTTAACAAATAG
- a CDS encoding ABC transporter permease: MLFLAIRQILSRPQQSILTLIGIILGTAGYIVFSGIMLGFQAVITDQLVNSDGQIKISPKDELITERTFDDVFFQGKEVRWLSPPSGRTDNSRLTNVLGWMDKLSNDQRVVSFAPQLTKEVIFVNGKATAPARFVGVDPNIQPKVTNLSDYIVEGKLVDLSKGTSLAIAGEGVLNKLGAKIDDTIFVYIPGTDLVPIKIVGILSTGNRLVDEVTVYSSLSTVQSITKSSGEISQIIVKIKDIRTAKEIAEDWRYFSKDKVESWDEVNASILQVFRTQDIVRNSTTFTIILVVAFGIYNILNMVVNQKKKEVAILRSIGFDEKDTIQLFIFQGLFLGTLGAIIGIFVGILGCYYIDGIPIGDPKQNSKALMKTMMISWDMMIYVKGFSIAVLSASIASYIPARMASRLSPVDIIRGAT, translated from the coding sequence ATGTTATTCCTTGCGATTCGCCAAATTTTATCCAGACCACAACAGTCTATTTTGACTTTGATTGGGATCATCCTTGGGACAGCTGGATACATTGTTTTTTCAGGGATTATGCTTGGGTTCCAAGCCGTGATCACAGACCAATTGGTCAATTCAGATGGACAAATTAAAATTTCACCTAAAGATGAACTGATCACCGAACGTACATTTGATGACGTTTTTTTTCAGGGAAAAGAAGTTCGTTGGCTTTCTCCCCCATCGGGAAGAACCGATAATTCAAGGCTAACCAATGTTCTTGGGTGGATGGATAAATTATCCAATGACCAAAGGGTGGTTTCCTTTGCCCCCCAACTCACAAAAGAAGTGATTTTTGTGAATGGGAAAGCAACTGCTCCCGCAAGATTTGTGGGTGTGGATCCAAACATCCAACCGAAAGTTACCAACCTAAGCGATTACATTGTCGAAGGGAAGTTGGTTGATTTATCTAAAGGGACATCCCTTGCCATAGCGGGAGAAGGGGTTCTCAATAAATTGGGAGCAAAGATTGATGACACAATCTTTGTTTATATCCCAGGCACAGATCTTGTACCCATCAAAATTGTTGGCATTTTAAGTACGGGGAACCGTCTTGTTGATGAGGTCACAGTGTATTCGTCCTTATCCACAGTGCAAAGTATCACCAAATCAAGTGGTGAGATCTCTCAAATCATTGTCAAAATTAAGGATATTCGTACGGCAAAAGAAATTGCTGAGGACTGGCGATACTTTAGCAAAGATAAGGTGGAAAGTTGGGACGAAGTGAATGCGAGTATCTTACAAGTTTTTCGGACACAAGATATTGTAAGAAACTCAACCACTTTCACCATCATCTTAGTGGTTGCCTTTGGAATTTACAATATCCTAAATATGGTAGTAAACCAAAAGAAAAAGGAAGTGGCTATCTTACGTTCGATTGGATTTGATGAAAAGGATACAATCCAACTCTTTATTTTCCAAGGATTATTTTTAGGAACACTTGGTGCCATCATTGGCATATTCGTGGGAATCCTCGGTTGTTATTACATTGATGGAATTCCCATTGGAGATCCAAAACAAAATTCAAAAGCCTTGATGAAAACCATGATGATCTCCTGGGATATGATGATTTATGTAAAAGGGTTTTCCATTGCTGTCCTCAGTGCATCCATTGCGAGTTATATCCCGGCTCGAATGGCAAGCCGACTGTCGCCCGTCGATATCATTCGAGGTGCCACATGA
- a CDS encoding multiheme c-type cytochrome has protein sequence MKRYLILILVLMMTFLIGVYLFQNKRAIPIEQVFVGKIWGKPIEFLPDVKGVGAPTAINCGSCHTEIYEEWKLSTHANALRDIQFQSELAKSSSPKWLCLNCHIPIQNQRETIVTALRGGDFFQPIEIPNPNFNPEMMEEAITCATCHVRVDTITNESYVIGASGDTSPPHPIQINRKFLHNRCNDCHNETYTLNQSLVCSFQTGTELQSSNPNGTCVSCHLPEVQRSFVKPTLNRPIRTSHRHGFIGGGVPKTFSLYKDQIRLGYKPGLVLAELKWEKDTIVIRLKNQNAGHHVTTGDPERFYRLILNGYDPSGKIVYQEETKIGQDWEWTPKAKKIKDNRIPSNEEFVWKLNPTNPSGAISRLQFQTIHVRLKDQTSEYMIQSAKHVPEPYFENVKKIKELYPHSSIVIETVYDVKLGKRKDTSLVELFKRNAERRGE, from the coding sequence TTGAAACGATATTTAATACTTATATTGGTTTTGATGATGACTTTCTTAATTGGAGTGTATCTGTTTCAGAACAAGCGAGCCATACCCATTGAACAAGTATTTGTTGGTAAAATATGGGGAAAACCAATCGAATTCCTTCCCGACGTGAAAGGAGTGGGCGCACCTACAGCAATAAATTGTGGAAGTTGCCATACTGAAATTTATGAGGAATGGAAATTGTCCACTCATGCAAATGCCCTTCGGGATATCCAATTCCAATCGGAATTGGCAAAATCGAGTTCCCCGAAATGGCTTTGCCTCAATTGCCATATACCCATCCAAAACCAAAGAGAAACCATCGTCACTGCTTTACGTGGTGGGGATTTTTTTCAACCAATAGAAATCCCCAATCCAAATTTTAATCCAGAAATGATGGAAGAAGCAATCACATGTGCCACTTGTCATGTTCGTGTGGATACAATCACAAATGAAAGTTATGTGATTGGGGCAAGCGGTGACACTTCTCCACCACATCCCATTCAAATCAATCGGAAGTTTTTGCATAATCGTTGTAACGATTGCCATAATGAAACCTATACACTCAATCAATCTTTAGTTTGTTCCTTCCAAACAGGAACTGAATTACAAAGCTCCAATCCCAATGGAACTTGTGTTTCATGCCACCTACCTGAGGTTCAACGGTCTTTTGTGAAACCAACTTTAAATCGACCCATTCGAACATCACATAGGCATGGGTTTATTGGAGGTGGAGTCCCCAAAACATTTTCCCTTTACAAGGACCAAATTCGATTGGGTTACAAACCAGGCCTTGTCCTAGCGGAGTTGAAATGGGAGAAAGACACAATCGTGATTCGTTTGAAAAATCAAAATGCAGGCCACCATGTCACAACAGGTGATCCAGAACGTTTTTACCGTCTCATCTTAAATGGTTATGATCCATCCGGTAAGATTGTTTACCAAGAAGAAACCAAAATTGGCCAAGATTGGGAATGGACACCAAAAGCAAAAAAGATAAAGGACAACCGGATCCCGTCTAATGAAGAGTTCGTTTGGAAATTAAATCCAACGAATCCAAGTGGAGCAATCTCTCGTTTGCAATTCCAAACAATCCATGTACGATTGAAAGATCAAACTTCTGAGTATATGATACAATCAGCTAAACATGTGCCAGAGCCCTATTTTGAGAATGTCAAAAAAATCAAAGAACTTTACCCACATAGTTCTATCGTTATTGAAACGGTATATGATGTGAAGTTGGGGAAAAGAAAAGATACTTCTTTGGTTGAATTATTCAAACGAAATGCAGAACGAAGAGGAGAATAA
- a CDS encoding glycosyltransferase family 2 protein — MQNEEENKIICIIPARDEEKSIEQALTGLIKKSGLNRSDFLVVNNASKDQTKTIVNRLGIKILDCPKIGYGNACLVALEMIKKSNLTPNYIMFCDADGSDDPKDILSIIKTIRDTNADLVIGSRTLGVAEFGSLSSIQIFGNALTCLLIQIFFRKKFTDMGPLRIIRYDSLLQLEMKDETWGWNIEMHVKALQNQMKILEIPVNYRKRIAGVSKISGTYSMSVRVGIKILYTFLKLLLFGK; from the coding sequence ATGCAGAACGAAGAGGAGAATAAAATCATTTGTATCATTCCTGCAAGGGATGAAGAAAAAAGTATAGAACAGGCATTAACTGGTCTGATAAAGAAGTCTGGACTGAATCGATCGGATTTCCTAGTTGTGAACAATGCGTCCAAAGACCAAACCAAAACGATTGTCAATCGATTGGGAATTAAGATACTCGATTGTCCAAAGATTGGATATGGGAACGCATGCCTTGTGGCTTTAGAAATGATCAAAAAATCAAATCTAACTCCCAACTATATCATGTTTTGTGATGCTGATGGTTCAGACGATCCCAAAGACATCCTTTCCATCATAAAAACGATAAGAGATACTAATGCCGACTTAGTCATTGGTTCCCGAACACTTGGTGTGGCAGAATTTGGTTCTTTATCTTCCATTCAAATTTTTGGAAATGCACTCACTTGTTTACTCATCCAAATTTTCTTTCGAAAAAAATTCACTGATATGGGCCCACTCAGAATCATTCGTTACGATTCTCTCCTTCAGTTGGAAATGAAAGATGAAACTTGGGGATGGAATATAGAAATGCATGTCAAGGCCTTACAGAATCAAATGAAGATACTTGAAATTCCAGTCAATTATCGTAAACGTATCGCTGGAGTTTCGAAAATATCAGGAACCTATTCCATGTCAGTCCGAGTAGGAATCAAAATTCTTTATACTTTTTTAAAATTACTTCTTTTCGGTAAATGA
- a CDS encoding trans-sulfuration enzyme family protein, with protein sequence MFEHFETEAIRIQTKRTGEKEHSTPLFLTSSFVFDDAEHARALFAEEVTGNQYTRFSNPNTTELIDKLCALEQTEDGIATASGMSAVFTSIFGLVKSGDHIVSARAIFGSTHQIFANILPRFGVTTTYVDIAKPEEWEKAFQENTKIVYIETPSNPGLDIVDLEWVSALCKKKKAILIVDNCFCSPYIQRPADFGADVVIHSATKYLDGQGRVIAGVILGKKEFIQPIRYMARNTGPSLSPMNAWIISKSLETLAVRMDRHAENAMKLATFLSESKDVELVRYPFLPTDPGYAIAKKQMRSGGGIVSFVIKGGVERAKKFLDALKWFSLTANLGDTRTTVTHPTTTTHSKLTEAERLAVGILPGLIRVSVGLEHIDDIVAEVKQALANSK encoded by the coding sequence ATGTTTGAACATTTTGAAACTGAAGCCATCCGCATCCAAACCAAACGCACTGGGGAAAAAGAACACTCTACCCCATTATTTTTAACCTCCAGTTTTGTTTTTGATGATGCAGAACATGCGAGGGCTCTTTTTGCGGAAGAAGTCACGGGAAACCAATACACAAGGTTTTCCAACCCTAATACTACAGAACTCATTGATAAACTTTGTGCATTGGAACAAACCGAAGATGGAATTGCAACTGCCTCTGGGATGTCCGCCGTATTTACCTCAATCTTTGGTCTTGTGAAATCAGGAGATCATATTGTATCTGCAAGAGCTATCTTTGGATCCACTCACCAAATTTTTGCCAACATCTTACCACGGTTTGGTGTAACAACTACCTATGTTGATATCGCCAAACCAGAAGAATGGGAAAAGGCCTTTCAAGAGAATACAAAAATAGTTTATATCGAAACACCATCGAATCCTGGACTTGATATTGTGGATTTGGAATGGGTATCTGCTTTATGCAAAAAGAAAAAAGCCATCCTCATTGTAGACAATTGTTTTTGTTCTCCTTATATCCAACGTCCTGCTGACTTTGGCGCTGACGTGGTGATCCATTCTGCCACAAAGTACTTAGATGGCCAAGGAAGAGTGATTGCTGGTGTGATTTTAGGGAAAAAAGAATTCATCCAACCCATTCGTTATATGGCAAGAAATACGGGTCCTTCCCTTTCTCCAATGAACGCGTGGATCATTTCCAAAAGTTTGGAAACATTGGCAGTACGGATGGACCGCCATGCCGAAAATGCAATGAAACTTGCAACATTCTTAAGTGAATCAAAGGATGTAGAACTAGTTCGATATCCGTTTTTGCCAACTGATCCAGGTTATGCGATTGCTAAAAAACAAATGCGCTCGGGTGGAGGTATCGTTTCTTTTGTGATCAAAGGTGGCGTGGAACGAGCAAAAAAATTCTTAGATGCACTCAAGTGGTTTTCCTTAACTGCAAATTTAGGGGATACAAGAACAACTGTCACTCATCCAACAACCACAACACATTCCAAACTCACCGAAGCGGAACGATTGGCTGTGGGGATTTTACCGGGTCTCATTCGTGTGTCCGTTGGACTAGAGCACATAGATGATATTGTTGCGGAAGTGAAACAGGCATTGGCAAACTCAAAGTAA
- a CDS encoding ABC transporter ATP-binding protein encodes MSFGIEADRIFKSFGEPPQVVLQDVSLNIKEGNFVALTGKSGSGKSTLLYIVSGLDNPTSGDVKLSGKSLQQMDSKELHALRNLSIGFVFQFHYLLPELTGLENITMPARKTGTHKQVEDYALHLMESFGVSHCKDKFPSQMSGGEGQRVAIARALVQKPKFLFADEPTGNLDTTNGDKVMEIFRRINKEDGTTILFVTHDPDYAAIAEQRIHMIDGKIAEIS; translated from the coding sequence ATGAGTTTTGGAATCGAAGCCGATCGTATCTTTAAATCATTTGGGGAACCACCCCAAGTGGTTTTACAAGATGTATCCTTAAACATCAAAGAAGGGAACTTTGTCGCTCTAACCGGGAAGTCTGGATCTGGTAAATCAACGTTATTGTACATTGTCAGTGGGCTTGACAACCCAACCAGTGGTGATGTGAAATTGAGTGGGAAATCATTACAACAAATGGATAGTAAGGAACTCCATGCACTACGGAATCTATCAATTGGATTTGTCTTTCAATTCCACTATTTATTACCGGAATTAACAGGATTAGAAAATATTACGATGCCCGCTCGGAAAACAGGAACTCATAAACAAGTGGAAGATTATGCACTTCATCTGATGGAAAGTTTTGGTGTTTCCCATTGCAAAGACAAATTCCCAAGCCAAATGTCAGGAGGGGAAGGGCAAAGAGTTGCGATTGCCAGAGCCCTCGTCCAAAAACCAAAGTTTTTATTTGCTGATGAACCAACAGGGAATTTGGATACAACAAACGGTGATAAGGTGATGGAAATCTTTAGGAGGATCAACAAAGAAGATGGTACAACCATTTTATTTGTCACGCATGACCCTGATTATGCGGCAATTGCCGAGCAGAGGATTCATATGATTGATGGAAAAATTGCGGAAATTTCATAA
- the mtaB gene encoding tRNA (N(6)-L-threonylcarbamoyladenosine(37)-C(2))-methylthiotransferase MtaB, protein MKIKFHTLGCRLNFFETDGMYTVLKDKGFTLATPDENAQYIVVNTCTVTNKADVKNRNIIRNAIRTNPGAKVFVTGCYAETDKEVLQNIPGVYGVFGNTEKSSLPYQILADWEGKSYLPEKSLDRFSYSDVLPEGHTRAYLKIQDGCNRKCSYCKIPAARGLGVSRKYDDILDQVKYLQDNGVGEIQLTGVNLGWYRLENGEKGFLNLLEDILKVLEYSRIRLSSIEPPDVGSGLLDLMSHPRFCKFLHVPIQSGSRKILKEMRRTYHPDAFRTRMELAKSKLPNLFLGTDVIVGFPSETEVEFQETKQLLIELGFAKLHVFPYSVRKGTTAESLGDPIPGDEKKRRVLELMALSSILHTSYAKTAIGKTFEAILENDGRLVTDNYLKGHLPDSFPIDTLQKGQFVDVRCEEYFPAKDKEGEFLFTFAR, encoded by the coding sequence GTGAAAATTAAGTTCCACACACTTGGTTGTCGCTTAAACTTTTTTGAGACAGATGGTATGTATACTGTTCTCAAAGACAAAGGGTTTACTTTGGCAACACCAGACGAAAATGCACAGTACATTGTGGTGAACACATGTACTGTGACAAATAAAGCAGATGTCAAAAATAGAAACATCATTCGAAATGCCATCCGCACAAACCCTGGAGCTAAAGTATTTGTAACTGGTTGTTATGCGGAGACTGACAAAGAAGTTTTACAAAATATTCCTGGTGTGTATGGAGTTTTTGGAAATACAGAAAAAAGTTCTTTGCCTTACCAAATTCTCGCAGACTGGGAGGGGAAATCCTACCTTCCTGAAAAATCACTCGATCGTTTTTCTTATTCAGATGTATTACCGGAAGGTCATACAAGAGCTTATCTCAAAATCCAAGATGGTTGCAACAGAAAATGTTCTTACTGCAAAATCCCTGCCGCAAGAGGGCTTGGTGTCAGCCGAAAATACGATGATATTTTGGACCAAGTGAAATACTTGCAAGACAATGGTGTTGGTGAAATTCAACTAACAGGCGTAAATTTAGGTTGGTACCGTTTAGAAAATGGTGAAAAAGGTTTTTTGAATTTGTTGGAAGACATTCTTAAGGTTTTGGAATACTCTCGCATTCGTTTGTCTTCCATTGAACCACCAGACGTTGGATCTGGATTACTTGATCTCATGTCACACCCTAGATTTTGTAAGTTTTTACACGTTCCCATCCAGAGTGGTAGTCGAAAAATTTTAAAAGAGATGAGACGGACCTACCACCCCGATGCCTTTCGTACACGGATGGAACTTGCTAAATCGAAACTACCCAATCTCTTTTTAGGAACTGATGTCATTGTTGGATTTCCTTCCGAAACCGAAGTCGAATTTCAGGAAACAAAACAATTGTTAATTGAACTTGGTTTTGCTAAATTACATGTTTTTCCATATTCTGTGAGAAAAGGAACCACTGCTGAAAGTTTAGGGGACCCCATTCCAGGGGATGAAAAAAAACGGCGAGTCCTAGAACTTATGGCTCTAAGTTCCATCCTTCATACTTCCTATGCAAAAACAGCAATTGGAAAAACCTTTGAAGCAATATTGGAAAATGATGGAAGGTTAGTCACCGACAATTATTTAAAAGGACATCTTCCCGATTCGTTCCCGATTGATACCCTGCAAAAAGGTCAATTTGTGGATGTTAGGTGTGAAGAGTATTTCCCCGCCAAAGACAAAGAAGGTGAATTTCTTTTCACCTTTGCAAGATAA
- a CDS encoding efflux RND transporter periplasmic adaptor subunit — MNRKKIFAMIATFVIILSLVFLFFLRNSKSDRLSIQKGSLVEAVYALGTVKPVDSFVLKFGIAASIRDIFVEEGQSVKKGDPLLVNDSGITFRSPFAGTITKLNVAKNETAMPGIPILEIQNLKEVYVSVSLDQESALRVKPAQHAQLSFESIRGNVYKGEVERIYPSNGQFLVRIAPHELPQGILPDMTTDVAIEVSSKDNVILVPLVAVERGKVVRYRNGKREKMEIRIGAINSEFGELIQGDLLEGDEVLVKN; from the coding sequence ATGAATCGTAAAAAAATATTCGCGATGATCGCGACTTTTGTAATCATTCTAAGTTTAGTTTTTTTATTTTTCCTTCGAAATTCCAAGTCCGATCGTCTTTCCATTCAAAAAGGTTCACTCGTGGAAGCGGTGTATGCATTGGGTACGGTCAAACCAGTGGATAGTTTTGTATTAAAATTTGGAATTGCGGCCTCGATCCGAGACATCTTTGTGGAAGAAGGGCAATCAGTAAAAAAAGGTGATCCTCTTCTTGTGAATGATTCTGGGATTACCTTTCGTTCTCCTTTTGCCGGCACAATCACCAAATTGAATGTTGCCAAAAATGAAACAGCAATGCCTGGCATCCCCATCTTAGAAATCCAAAATTTAAAAGAAGTGTATGTCTCTGTTTCACTCGACCAGGAGTCTGCCTTACGCGTGAAACCTGCCCAACATGCCCAACTCAGTTTTGAATCCATCCGAGGGAATGTTTACAAAGGTGAAGTGGAAAGGATTTATCCATCAAACGGGCAATTTTTGGTGAGGATTGCACCACATGAATTACCGCAAGGGATTTTACCTGATATGACGACGGATGTAGCAATTGAAGTCTCTTCCAAAGACAATGTCATCCTTGTCCCACTTGTAGCAGTTGAAAGAGGGAAAGTGGTTCGTTACAGAAATGGGAAACGAGAAAAAATGGAAATTCGAATTGGTGCCATCAATTCAGAGTTTGGTGAACTGATCCAAGGTGATTTACTTGAGGGTGATGAAGTACTGGTAAAAAATTAA